A window of the Capricornis sumatraensis isolate serow.1 chromosome 9, serow.2, whole genome shotgun sequence genome harbors these coding sequences:
- the ZNF879 gene encoding zinc finger protein 879, producing the protein MATGLLPAQALVSVTFRDVAVFFSRDEWLCLDSAQRTLYQEVMLENYSTLFSLGILFSKPKVILQLEQGEDPWMVENGVSQSTYLGWESLFETRVSEEENQDVMNQLLGDGPFDFRLGKIYINEETLENQQSKENRTLREVLVTIKKTCMKDKSFIGIDLGKNLDLKLSLIRKPRIVSRGRKPCSQQYSILFKQLGISTVRKCYKCNICGKIFLHSSSLSKHQRIHTGEKLYKCKECRKAFSQSSSLTQHLRVHTGEKPYICSECGKAFSFTTSLIGHQRMHTGERPYKCNECGKTFKGSSSLNNHQRIHTGEKPYKCNECGRTFSQCSSLIQHHRIHTGEKPYECSQCGKAFTSISRLSRHHRIHTGEKPFNCNECGKVFSYHSALIIHQRIHTGEKPYACKECGKAFSQSSALIQHQRIHTGEKPYKCNECGKAFSWISRLNIHNRIHTGEKPYNCKECGKAFSSHSAVNTHRKIHTGEKPYKCNDCEKAFNQSSALIQHQRIHTGEKPYNCKVCGKAFRQSSSLMTHMRIHTGEKPYKCKECGKAFSQSSSLTNHQRTHTGDKLLS; encoded by the exons atggcCACAGGGTTGCTGCCAGCCCAGGCTCTG GTGTCTGTGACATTCAGGGATGTGGCTGTGTTCTTCAGCCGGGACGAGTGGCTGTGCCTAGACTCTGCGCAGAGAACCTTGTACCAGGAGGTGATGCTGGAGAACTACAGCACCCTGTTCTCTCTGG GGATTCTGTTTTCCAAACCAAAAGTTATCCTCCAGTTAGAACAAGGGGAAGACCCCTGGATGGTGGAAAATGGAGTTTCTCAAAGCACATATCTAG gaTGGGAGAGCTTGTTTGAAACCAGagtttctgaagaagaaaatcagGACGTAATGAATCAACTCTTAGGTGATGGTCCTTTTGACTTTAGGTTGGGAAAAATCTACATAAACGAGGAAACCCTAGAGAATCAACAAAGCAAAGAGAACAGAACTTTGAGGGAAGTCTTAGTTACCATCAAGAAAACATGCATGAAGGACAAGAGCTTTATAGGTATTGACCTTGGGAAAAATCTTGATCTAAAATTATCGCTTATTAGAAAACCCAGAATTGTTTCCAGAGGAAGGAAACCTTGTTCACAGCAGTATTCAATTCTATTTAAACAGCTGGGAATCAGCACAGTGCGTAAGTGTTACAAGTGTAATATCTGCGGGAAAATCTTCCTCCACAGTTCTTCCCTGAGTAAACATCAGAGAATCCATACTGGAGAGAAGCTCTATAAATGTAAGGAATGTAGGAAAGCTTTTAGCCAAAGCTCATCTCTAACTCAGCACCtgagagttcatactggagagaagccttacaTATGTAgtgaatgtggaaaagccttcagttTCACTACATCTCTCATTGGACATCAGAGAATGCACACTGGAGAGAGGCCCTataaatgtaatgaatgtggaaaaACGTTTAAAGGTAGTTCATCCCTTAATAATCACcagcgaattcatactggagaaaagCCCTATAAGTGTAATGAATGTGGGAGAACCTTTAGCCAGTGCTCATCTCTTATTCAGCATCatagaattcatactggagagaaaccatatgaaTGTAGTcagtgtgggaaagcctttaCTTCAATATCACGACTAAGTAGACACCACAGAATTCATACCGGAGAGAAACCTTTTAATTGTAATGAGTGTGGAAAGGTGTTTAGTTACCACTCAGCCCTTATTatacatcagagaattcacactggTGAGAAACCTTATGCCTGTaaagaatgtgggaaagcctttagcCAAAGCTCAGCTCTTATACAACATCAaagaattcacactggagaaaaaccctacaaatgtaatgaatgtgggaaagcTTTCTCCTGGATTTCACGGCTTAATATACACAACAGAatccatactggagagaaaccatataattgtaaggaatgtggaaaagctttcagttcGCACTCAGCAGTTAATACTCATCGAAAAATTCATACcggagagaaaccttataaatgtAATGACTGTGAAAAAGCTTTCAACCAAAGCTCAGCACTCATTCAGcaccagagaattcatactggagagaaaccatataattgTAAAgtatgtgggaaagcctttagaCAAAGTTCATCCCTTATGACACACATGAGAATTCATACAGGAGAAAAGCCctataaatgtaaagaatgtgggaAAGCTTTCAGTCAGAGCTCGTCTCTTACAAATCATCAGAGGACTCATACTGGAGACAAACTATTAAGTTAA